The following coding sequences are from one Delphinus delphis chromosome 17, mDelDel1.2, whole genome shotgun sequence window:
- the CLXN gene encoding calaxin, whose amino-acid sequence MNRKKLQKLTDSLTKNCKHFNKFEVKCLINLFYDLVGDVTERQGLDVGLDRNAFRNILHVTFGMTDDMIMDRVFRGFDKDNDGCITVSEWVYGLSVFLRGTLEEKMKYCFDVFDLNGDGFISKEEMFHMLKDSLLKQPSEEDPDEGIKDLVEITLKKMDHDHDGKLSFADYEQAVREETLLLEAFGPCLPDPKNQKEFEAQVFKDPNEFNEV is encoded by the exons ATGAACCGCAAGAAGCTGCAGAAGCTAACGGACTCCTTAACTAAAAATTGCAAGCACT ttAATAAATTTGAAGTGAAATGCCTTATCAATCTTTTCTATGACTTGGTGGGTGATGTGACAGAGCGGCAGGGTTTGGACGTCGGGCTGGATCGGAACGCCTTTCGGAACATCCTGCACGTGACATTTGGGATGACGGACGACATGATCATGGACAGAG tattccgAGGGTTTGACAAAGACAATGATGGTTGCATAACTGTATCAGAGTGGGTGTATGGATTATCCGTGTTTCTTCGAGGAACtctggaagagaaaatgaaat ATTGCTTTGACGTGTTTGACTTGAACGGCGACGGCTTCATCTCGAAGGAGGAGATGTTCCACATGCTGAAGGATAGCCTCCTGAAGCAGCCGTCCGAGGAGGACCCCGACGAAGGAATCAAAGACCTGGTGGAAATAACCCTGAAGAAAATG GACCACGACCACGACGGGAAGCTGTCCTTCGCAGACTATGAACAGGCTGTGAGGGAGGAGACTCTTCTGCTGGAAGCATTTGGACCGTGTCTTCCTGACCCAAAG AACCAGAAAGAATTTGAAGCCCAAGTATTCAAAGATCCAAACGAGTTCAACGAGGTGTGA